The sequence below is a genomic window from Actinokineospora baliensis.
GTGCGGTGAACTCCGATGGCGCCACCGAAGGGCTGCGGACGCCTAGTGGCCCAGCACAAGAACGGGTCATCGGGCGGGCCCTGGCCCAGGCGCGACTCACGCCGGACGAGGTCGACCTAGTGGAAGCGCACGGGACCGGAACCCCGGTCGGCGACCAGGTGGAGGGCCGGGCCGTGGTGGCCGCGTACGGGCGGGCGCGGACCGGCCCGTTGTGGCTGGGGTCGGTGAAGTCCAACATCGGCCACTCCGGTGCCGCCGCCGGGGTCACGGGGATGATCAAGGTGATCGCGGCGATGGCGCACGGTGTGCTGCCACGCAGCCTCCACGTCGCCGACGTGTGCGACGACGTGGACTGGCGGGCGGGGCAGGTGGAGGTGCTGCGCGACAACCTCCCGTGGCCGGACCGGGGTCGACCGCGCCGCGCGGGGGTCTCTGCGTTCGGGATCAGCGGGACCAACGCGCACGTCGTGCTGGAACAGGGCGACGCGGCGTGGCCCGCCGAACCCCCGGAGGAGGACAGCGTCCGGAGCCGGTACTGGTTGCCCGACCACACACCGCTCGGCCACCCGCTGCTGGGGATCGCCACCGAGGGTCAGAACGGGGAGGTCACGTTCACGGCGTCGCTGCGGGCGCATCCGTGGCTGGCCGAACACCAGGTGGCGGGTACCCCGATTCTGCCCGCGGCGGCGCTGGTGGAGTGCGCACTGCACGTGGGGCGGCACACAGGCTGTCCTGTGGTCGCTGAGCTCGTCCTGCACGCACCGATCCCGGCTGACAGCGACATCCGGCTGACCGCGGGGGCTGCCGTCGACGGTTCGCGGACGCTCAAGGTCGAAGCCGGTGGACCGGATTGGGCGGTTCACGCGACAGGCGTGCTGTCGGCGGAGGAACCCGATGAGGCTGCCTGGGCCACCCACTGGCCACCGCGTGGCCGTCCGGTTGATCTCGACCGGCTGTACGGCTCGCTGGAGGACCGCGGCTACCACTACGGCCCGGCTTGGCGGGTCTTGCGTCGCGCTTGGCACGGCGCCGACGGCTTCCTGTACGCGGAGACCACCATGGCCGAGGACACGAACTTCGTGGTCCACCCGGCTTTGCTCGATGCCGCGCTGCACGTGCTGGGGGATGTCGACGCGGTCGACGGGTTGCCGCATTCGTTCACCCAGGTGCGGTGTCCACGGCCGGGTGCGCGCAAGCTGCGGGTGCGGATCGCGGTGCGGTCCGGAATCGAGGTCGTGGCGGCCGACAGCGAGGGCCGGACGGCGCTGGTGATCGGTTCGCTGGGTCTTCGCGGACCGCAGGCGGCGCTGTCGCCTGACGCTGGCCTCTTCCGGCTCGATTGGACGCCGAGTTCGCCGTTGGCGTCACCGGGCCGAGTTGCCGCTATAGGCGATTCGCCTTGGGTTGGTGATCCGCGCGTCTTGTTCCCGGATCTGGCGACACTGGCCAGGGCTGGTGTTCCGGTGCCAGATCTCGTGTTGGTTGAGCGCGGTGGGTCGACTACGTCCGAGGCTGTGGCTTGGGCGCTGCAGACGATCCGCGCATGGCTCGCCGACCCGCGATGGCAGCGGAGCACTCTCGTCGTAGTGACGCGCAGCGCGGAGATGGACCTACCGGGGGCTGCCGTGTGGGGTTTGCTGCGTTCTGCGCGTGCCGAGCACCCAGGTCGATTCGCTTTGGTGGACCGCGACGGTCCTCTAGACGTGGCTGCGGTTGCCGCTGCGGCCGTGGGTGAGTCGGCGTCCCGTGGCGACGCGGTTGAGGTCGCTGAGCTTCGGCCACATGTGCCGCGCGGGTTCGCACTACCGCGCGGACCGTGGCGGTTGGTGCCGGGTGTGCTGGGGTCGGTGGACGACGTTGCGCCGTGGCCGGTCGACGATCCTGAACCCGGGGCGGGGCAGGTGGAGATCGAGATACGTGCCGCAGGGGTCAACTTCCGGGACGTGCTGCTGGCGCTTGGCAGCTACCCGGAGCCGGGCCTGATGGGTGCCGAGGCTGCGGGCGTAGTCCGTCGGATCGGCCCGGGTGTAACCGGGTTGGCGCCGGGCGATCGAGTGTTTGGTTTGGTGCCAGGGGCGTTCGGGCCGCGCGTGGTGACCGACCATCGGTTCTTGGCGCCTATCCCCCCGGGCTGGTCGTTCGCTGTGGCGGCATCAGTGCCGGTCGCGTACCTGACCGCCTGGCACGGGCTGTTCGACCTGGGCGGGCTGCGCGCTGGTGAAACGGTGGTGGTGCACGCGGCGGCAGGTGGGGTCGGCCAAGCCGCGGTGCAACTCGCCCGTCGTGCTGGCGCTCGGGTGTTCGCTACAGCTTCCCCGGAGAAGCAGGCACTGGTGCGGTCCTTGGGCGTGGAGGCGGTCGCCTCTTCGCGCGATAGAGGGTTCGCCGAACTGTTCCGCGGCGCCGACCTAGTGCTCAACTGCCTCACTGGACCGTTGCTGGATGCCTCCATAGAGCTGCTCTCCCCCGGCGGCAGGCTCATCGACTTGGGCAAACTCGACATGCGCGACCCGCATCAGGTCGCACACTCGCATGGCGTCACCTATAGGGCGTTCGACCTGGTGGAATCAGCGGGACCGGACCGGATCGCCGAGTTGCTCGCGGAGGCAAGCCAGTTTGAGCCGCCCACTCCGCGAGTGTGGGACATACGCCGCATCGCGGAGCCGTTGCGGGAGATGCGCGCGGGTACGCACACCGGAAAGCTGGTGCTCACTGTCCCCGCCGACCGGCGTGGGACCGTGCTGATCACGGGTGGAACAGGCGCGTTGGGCGGACTCCTCGCCCGGCACCTGGTTCGTGCGCACGGAGTCCGCGAGCTGGTGTTGCTCAGCCGCCAGGGCCGTGATGACGGCCCGCTGGTGGATGATCTGCGCGCTCTTGGCGCCGAAGTCGTCGTGCGTGCCTGCGACGTCGCCGACCACGACGCGCTGCGTGAGGTGATCGCCGAGATCGGCTCCCGGCTGACCGGCGTCGTGCATGCGGCAGGTGAACGCAGCGACGGCACAGTGAAGACGCTGACCGCGGAACAGGTGGAGCGAGTGCTGCGGCCGAAGGTGGTCGGGGCGTGGAACCTGCACGAGTTGACCGCCGCGCTCGACCTCGATCTGTTCGTGCTGTTCTCCTCCGCGGCCGGGGTACTCGGTGCAGCAGGCCAAGGCAACTACGCGGCGGCCAACGCCTCCCTCGACGCGCTTGCTCGTCATCGCCAAGCCCTAGGGCTTCCGGCGACCTCGTTGGCGTGGGGTGTGTGGGCACATAGAGGTGCGATGACCGCCGACCTCGACTCGGCGGACCTGGCCAGAATCGCCCGCTCCGGGGTCGCACCACTGTCCACCGCCGATGCTCTAGCGCTCTTCGATCAAGCGTTAGGCGACCCCGCACCCGTACTAGTACCGCTGCGAAGGGCTGTAGTGCCAGCAGCTGAACCGGTCGTGGAAGGTGTGCTGGCGTTGGTCCGTCGGGAAGTGGCCACGGTTCTTGGGCACCGCGACGCCGACGCCGTCGACCTTGCCCGCCCGTTCCGGGATCTGGGGTTCGATTCGCTGTCGGCTGTGGAGCTTCGCAACCGCCTGAGTGCCGCGACCGGTCGCGCGCTGCCGCCGACGCTGGTGTTCGACCATCCCAGCCCCGCTGCGCTGGCCCACTTCCTCGACGCAGAACCAGCGGATGTCACCAGCGGATGGGACTACCCCGTCCCGTGACCCACCAGGACCAGAGAGGCGCCTACACCGAGCGACCGCCTACGGCACCGTCGCGCGTGGAGGTCGTCGACCTCGGCAAGACCTACGACGAGGTCACCGCGCTCAACGGCGTGAACCTACGCGTCGACGCGGGGACCATAGTGTCGGTGCTCGGCCACAACGGCGCCGGAAAGACCACGCTGGTCGACATCCTCGCGACCCGCGTCAAACCAACCACCGGGACCGCGCGGGTGTGCGGGTTCGACGTGCGCGAGTCTGGTCACGAGGTCCGCAGGCGGATCGCCCTCACCGGCCAAACCGCCGCCGTCGACCAAACACTCACCGGGCGGGGAAACCTCGTCCTCGTCGCCCGCCTACTGGGTGCCCCAGCGCGCGCTGCCCGCGCCCGCGCCGACGACCTCATCGAACTCTTCGACCTGACCGAAGCAGCGGACCGGCTGGCCATGACCTACTCCGGCGGCATGCGTCGCCGCCTCGACCTCGCCGCCTGCCTGGTCGGCGCCCCACAGGTCCTCTTCCTCGACGAACCCACCACCGGCCTGGACCCCGTGAGCCGAACCGGCCTCTGGGCCACCGTCCGCCACCTGGCCCACGGAGGAACCACCGTCGTGCTGACCACCCAGTACCTCGAGGAAGCCGATCAGCTCTCCGACCGCATCGTCGTCCTCGCGGGCGGCTCAGTAGTCGCCCAAGGCACCCCGGCGGAGCTGAAGGCCCAGGTCGGCGCGCGAACCGCGACCGTGACCTTTCCCGACCCCGTAGCGGCCCGGTTGGCAGCGACCGAACTCCGCCGCATGGGTCTTACCCCCACCCAACTGGCCAACACGGTTACCACCCCTATGCCGAGAGCGGCCGTCGTAGTGCCTCTCATCCGCGCCTTAGACCGCCGAGGCCTGACCATCCTCGACCTCAAGGTCACCGAACCCACCCTCGACGAGGTCTACCTAGCCCTCCACAACACCGGTTGGGCCGCATGGGGTTCGGGGGCCAACACATGAGCCGCCACCGGCGTGCCGCCGACCGTGCCCAATGGTCCGGCAGCACGGTGCCCATGCAGGTATGGGTGCTGACCACAAGGTCACTAAGAGCCGCGTTCGGCAACTACCGGCTCGTCTTCTTCGGACTACTACAACCCGTCGTCCTCCTCTTGCTGTTCAGCCAGGTCTTCGCGGGTGTAACCGCGCTACCAGGCATGGGAAGCTACGCCGGGTACGTCAACTACCTCATGCCCGCCACCCTGGTGAACATCGCCATGATCACCGCGATGGGCGCGGGCGCGGGACTGGTCGCCGAGACCTACACCGGGGTCATCGGACGGCTGCGCACCCTGCCGATCAGCCCGGTGTCGGTACTGGTCGCGCGCACGGTGGCCGACACCGCCCGGCTGGCGGTGCAACTCGCCACCATCGTCGTGGCCGCGGTCCTGTTCCTCGGGTTCGACCCCGACGGAGGGGTGCTCGGGCTGGCCGCGGCGGTGCTGCTGACACTGGTGGTGGGCTGGGGCTTGAGCTGGGTGTTCGTGGCCATCGCCACCTGGCAGCGCAACATCGAGGTGATGCAGGCGGTGTCCTTCATCGCCATGTACCCGCTGATGTTCTCCAGCAGCGCCTACATGCCGCTGGAGAACATGCCGCCGTGGGTGCGCGCGGTGGCCACCGCCAACCCGCTCACCTACGCGATCGACGCCACCCGCGCCCTCGCACTGGGCAGGTCACCGGGCTGGGCGCTGCCATGGGCGGTGCTGCTGGCCGCGGTCGCCGCGCTCGGTGGGGCCGCCGTCGCCGCCCGGAACTTCCGCCGCTCGGCTTGAACGAGGAACACCATGACCATCCGGATAGAGATCGTCGGCGCACTACGCGCCAGCCTGCACGGCACCCCGGTGACCCCGTCGCAGCCCAAGCTGCGCGGACTGCTGGCACTGATGGCGGCCAACCCGGGCACCGTGGTGCGCCACGAAACGATCACCGACGAACTGTGGTCGGAACCGCTGTCGACCAAGCGCGCGCGGATCGTGCAGACCTACGTGTCCCAACTGCGCAAACTGCTCGGTGCCGCGGAGGTGTGCGCACACACGCCGAAGGTCGGCTACCGGCTCGACCTGGGCGCCGCCGACTACCTCGACGCCGAGCACCTACAGCGTCTGCGCGATACCGCGGAGGCGCACCTGC
It includes:
- a CDS encoding SDR family NAD(P)-dependent oxidoreductase, translated to MDTETPPVDLIAVIGIGCRYPGGVTSATGLWSLVAEGGDGIGPFPRDRGWDLAGLHDPRPRRVGRTYTRDAGFLYDLPLFDADRFGISPREALAMDPQQRLSLEVSWSALRHAGIDPRSLHGSETGVFVGVAYQDYGMPLHLSPESVRGKRITGSVSSVLSGRVAYTLGLNGPAITVDTACSSSLVALHLACQSLRAGESDLALAGGVSAMCTPGAIVDFAQLRGLAPDGRCKAFDSRADGTVWAEGAGVLVLRRLTDARRDGDRVLAVVRGSAVNSDGATEGLRTPSGPAQERVIGRALAQARLTPDEVDLVEAHGTGTPVGDQVEGRAVVAAYGRARTGPLWLGSVKSNIGHSGAAAGVTGMIKVIAAMAHGVLPRSLHVADVCDDVDWRAGQVEVLRDNLPWPDRGRPRRAGVSAFGISGTNAHVVLEQGDAAWPAEPPEEDSVRSRYWLPDHTPLGHPLLGIATEGQNGEVTFTASLRAHPWLAEHQVAGTPILPAAALVECALHVGRHTGCPVVAELVLHAPIPADSDIRLTAGAAVDGSRTLKVEAGGPDWAVHATGVLSAEEPDEAAWATHWPPRGRPVDLDRLYGSLEDRGYHYGPAWRVLRRAWHGADGFLYAETTMAEDTNFVVHPALLDAALHVLGDVDAVDGLPHSFTQVRCPRPGARKLRVRIAVRSGIEVVAADSEGRTALVIGSLGLRGPQAALSPDAGLFRLDWTPSSPLASPGRVAAIGDSPWVGDPRVLFPDLATLARAGVPVPDLVLVERGGSTTSEAVAWALQTIRAWLADPRWQRSTLVVVTRSAEMDLPGAAVWGLLRSARAEHPGRFALVDRDGPLDVAAVAAAAVGESASRGDAVEVAELRPHVPRGFALPRGPWRLVPGVLGSVDDVAPWPVDDPEPGAGQVEIEIRAAGVNFRDVLLALGSYPEPGLMGAEAAGVVRRIGPGVTGLAPGDRVFGLVPGAFGPRVVTDHRFLAPIPPGWSFAVAASVPVAYLTAWHGLFDLGGLRAGETVVVHAAAGGVGQAAVQLARRAGARVFATASPEKQALVRSLGVEAVASSRDRGFAELFRGADLVLNCLTGPLLDASIELLSPGGRLIDLGKLDMRDPHQVAHSHGVTYRAFDLVESAGPDRIAELLAEASQFEPPTPRVWDIRRIAEPLREMRAGTHTGKLVLTVPADRRGTVLITGGTGALGGLLARHLVRAHGVRELVLLSRQGRDDGPLVDDLRALGAEVVVRACDVADHDALREVIAEIGSRLTGVVHAAGERSDGTVKTLTAEQVERVLRPKVVGAWNLHELTAALDLDLFVLFSSAAGVLGAAGQGNYAAANASLDALARHRQALGLPATSLAWGVWAHRGAMTADLDSADLARIARSGVAPLSTADALALFDQALGDPAPVLVPLRRAVVPAAEPVVEGVLALVRREVATVLGHRDADAVDLARPFRDLGFDSLSAVELRNRLSAATGRALPPTLVFDHPSPAALAHFLDAEPADVTSGWDYPVP
- a CDS encoding ATP-binding cassette domain-containing protein, whose amino-acid sequence is MTHQDQRGAYTERPPTAPSRVEVVDLGKTYDEVTALNGVNLRVDAGTIVSVLGHNGAGKTTLVDILATRVKPTTGTARVCGFDVRESGHEVRRRIALTGQTAAVDQTLTGRGNLVLVARLLGAPARAARARADDLIELFDLTEAADRLAMTYSGGMRRRLDLAACLVGAPQVLFLDEPTTGLDPVSRTGLWATVRHLAHGGTTVVLTTQYLEEADQLSDRIVVLAGGSVVAQGTPAELKAQVGARTATVTFPDPVAARLAATELRRMGLTPTQLANTVTTPMPRAAVVVPLIRALDRRGLTILDLKVTEPTLDEVYLALHNTGWAAWGSGANT
- a CDS encoding ABC transporter permease, with the protein product MGFGGQHMSRHRRAADRAQWSGSTVPMQVWVLTTRSLRAAFGNYRLVFFGLLQPVVLLLLFSQVFAGVTALPGMGSYAGYVNYLMPATLVNIAMITAMGAGAGLVAETYTGVIGRLRTLPISPVSVLVARTVADTARLAVQLATIVVAAVLFLGFDPDGGVLGLAAAVLLTLVVGWGLSWVFVAIATWQRNIEVMQAVSFIAMYPLMFSSSAYMPLENMPPWVRAVATANPLTYAIDATRALALGRSPGWALPWAVLLAAVAALGGAAVAARNFRRSA